TGTCGCTGTAGGAATCGTAGTAATGCGCTATCTGCTGATTGGTCGCGATCGCCATATTTAAATGATAATCGATTGCTATGCATTCGTCAACGATACGGAATTATCGCTGCGGAATATCGCAGGGGCCGCTTTATCGGACGGTAAACGAAAACGCCCGCCGCGGAGGGCAGGCACGTGTGCCGTGCGTTCCGGCTGCAAAATGCGGGGAACGTACGGAATAGGCTTAGGATACGGCAAATACGCGTATCAATATGCCGATTTCGATTCGTGACGCGGGTGCGTCTTTTTCATCAATTTGCGCTGAAGCGCTTTGTTTTTGCGATTTAAAATCGTAGAGGGCTTTTCATAGAATTCGCGTTTTTTGTATTCGCGGATAATGCCTTCTTTTTCTACCATTCTTTTAAAACGTTTGATCGCTTTTTCAAGATTTTCGGAATCATCGACTGCAATAGTCGCCATCTGTTTCGCCCCCTTCTGACCGGTGTACCGAGTAAGGACTATACTATACCATAAAACGCGTATGTTTTGCAAGACGGGAATTTTTTTGTTTGGCGGTTTTCCCGGCAGCCTTTTCTCATGTTAATATTTTTTGCTTCCGCGCTCGTCGCACGCATTTTGCGGGGGCGTATGCCGATGCGGAGTTTCGCGCGTACGCATAGGTATAACGATATTTTAAATATTTTTTTTGAAACCGCAGGGAAACAGGGGTGTTTTAAAACGTTTAAATACCTTGACAGCTGAAAAACCTTGTGTTATATTAAAACGAAGTAGCGGTTAAGTAACTGCGAAACATACGGTTGCCGTAAAATGACCGTCGGTCAGGCATCCGATGCAAAAATGGAGGTTTTTTGTATGAAAAAGATTTTAGGTGTTGTGCTGGCATCCGCTCTCGTGGCAGGCGCTTTTGCACAGGTTTCGACCGGCGTCGAATTCAGATCCGTTATCGATGTTATGGATGTAACATTCAAAAAAGCTGCCGATCCCGATGCATCTTTCCTCAAGCAGGATAATAAAGATGCCACTAAGATTGGTGTTACTGCAGCGGGAAAAAATGCCGGTGTTACTGCTGAAGTTACGTTCGATTTGAATAGCGCAGCTGCAACAGTTCTGTCTTCGAAGACAGATGTTGATTTTCCTGGAAGCACCTTCAAGAAAGAAACAGCCGATATCAGCACCATCCTCGGTGTGGGTGACGTATACGGTTGGTTCCATATCGGCGGATTCAACTTTACCGCAGGTAAACTGGGCAGCCGCTTTACGAACCGCATGAGACAGTCTGTCGGTAAAATCATCAACGTATCGTTTGCCGAGCCGTTCAAATACGGTGTCGCGCTTTACAAGCATGTCGGCGCCGATGCGGACAATATGACCAACGGTGCAAATCTTGCGGCAATTGCGGACTATACGTTCGCTATCGGCGATGCGAAGCTTCTTACGAAAGCCGCTATCTTCGATACGACTCCGGGTTTCCCGCATCTCCAGAGCGGTTACGGCTTTGAAGCGGCTTTCCAGTCGAAGCTCTTCACCCTCGACGCTGTTGTAAAAGTACCCTATGCCAACACGGCTGTTACGGGCGTGTATGTTTACGTAGCACCGGTTAAGATGCTCAGCGTTTCCGCAGGCGGTACGCTCGCATGGGACAACCGCAAATCTACATCGAAGGCGACCGATGATTTCGCATTCGGTATCGACCTCCGCGCTCGCGTGGCTCCCATCGATGCTCTCGCTGTAACGCTTATGGGCAACTATTCGAACAATACCGCAAAAGATTCCGGCGGAAATACGAAAGATACAAACGGTATGTACATAACGCTCAACGGAACCTATATGCTCAACGATATGTGCGATCTTTTCTTAGAAGGCGGCTACTTTGACAAAGACGGATCCGACCCCAAGAAAGTTACAACCAACAACATCAAACTCCAAGTCGGTACGACGGTTAAACCGGTCGAACACGTGACGCTTTCTGCCGCTGTTCAGGGTGTTATTCCGCTCTATGAAGGCACACAGGCTGACGGTACCGCGTCTTTCCAACTCGTAGTACCTGTCGCTTTGAAGGTTGCGTTCTAAGCTGAACTTTCCGTTTGAGCGTTCTCCTTGAACGCTCATGCTGAAAAGCGAATCCCGCCGCATTGCGGCGGGATTTTTTTATGGTTCGATTTATGCGGCAGTTTTTCAAGAGGAAAAAGCGAGGTCTTATTCTATAAAGCGCTGCGGAGGCGTGACGATCCAAATGGCTTCGGCGTCTTCGTCCGTTTTATTTTCGAGCATGTGCGGTGTGCTTGCGGAAAACGACGCGCTATCTCCCGCTTTCAGGTCGTATTCTTTTTCTTCATATTTGAGCATAATCGCCCCTTTGGTAACGACACCCAGCTCCCAGCCGATGTGTCCGTACGAACCGCGGTGCGTACGCGAATGAGGCGGCAGCCGTATGACGTACGCTTCGAATTGATTGTCTTTTTCCGATTTGTCCGTGCGCGCA
This Treponema socranskii subsp. buccale DNA region includes the following protein-coding sequences:
- the rpsU gene encoding 30S ribosomal protein S21, with protein sequence MATIAVDDSENLEKAIKRFKRMVEKEGIIREYKKREFYEKPSTILNRKNKALQRKLMKKTHPRHESKSAY